A single window of Candidatus Synechococcus calcipolaris G9 DNA harbors:
- a CDS encoding alpha/beta fold hydrolase — translation MTILTTPDGTQLYYKDWGAGQPVVFSHGWPLNSDSWEAQMLFLADHGFRAIAHDRRGHGRSSQPWNGNEMNTYADDLATLIDTLDLTDATLIGFSTGGGEVARYIGRHGTRRVSKAALISAIPPLMVKTEDNPDGLPIEVFDGLRAGSIADRSQLYRNLASGPFFGFNRPESKVSQGMIDWFWLQGMQAGHKNAFDCIKAFSETDFTEDLKKFDVPTLILHGDDDQIVPIGAAAIAAAKLVPQANLKIYSGAPHGLTDTHKDQLNADLLSFLKN, via the coding sequence ATGACAATTCTCACTACCCCAGACGGTACTCAACTCTATTACAAAGACTGGGGCGCAGGTCAGCCCGTTGTCTTCAGCCACGGCTGGCCACTGAATTCTGACAGTTGGGAAGCGCAGATGCTGTTTCTGGCAGATCATGGATTTCGGGCGATCGCTCACGACCGACGCGGCCACGGACGATCAAGCCAGCCCTGGAACGGCAATGAGATGAATACCTATGCGGACGACCTGGCCACCCTGATCGACACCCTAGACCTAACGGATGCCACCCTAATTGGCTTTTCAACGGGCGGCGGCGAGGTGGCTCGCTACATCGGTCGTCACGGCACTCGTCGAGTTTCTAAGGCGGCGCTGATCTCGGCGATCCCTCCGTTAATGGTGAAAACGGAGGACAATCCCGATGGTCTACCCATTGAGGTGTTCGATGGGTTGCGGGCGGGCTCCATTGCCGATCGCTCACAGCTCTACCGCAACCTGGCCAGCGGCCCCTTCTTTGGCTTCAACCGTCCTGAGTCCAAGGTTTCCCAAGGCATGATCGACTGGTTTTGGCTTCAGGGCATGCAGGCGGGCCACAAGAACGCCTTCGACTGTATCAAAGCTTTCTCTGAAACTGACTTCACGGAAGACCTGAAAAAGTTTGACGTGCCCACGCTCATCCTGCACGGCGATGATGACCAGATTGTGCCGATTGGAGCTGCTGCGATCGCCGCCGCCAAACTAGTGCCTCAAGCCAACCTCAAAATCTACTCCGGTGCCCCCCATGGGTTGACCGATACTCACAAAGATCAACTCAACGCTGACCTGTTGTCATTCCTGAAAAATTAA
- a CDS encoding hydrolase, which yields MSENPKTGLEGLLRPEDSILVLIDHQPYQFTNLNSHEPTMIINNVIGLAKSAKVFNVPTILTTVIEERGGYIIKGLQDVFPDQKPINRTFINTWEDPNVTDVVKKSGRKQLILAALWTEICLAMPAIQALGEGYEVFIVTDASGGVTAEAHDMAVRRMVQAGAVPINWMAVLAEWQRDWARTKTSAGVSDVLLEHGGASAVALAWELQLLATTPPVSAGAH from the coding sequence ATGTCTGAAAATCCAAAAACCGGCCTAGAAGGACTGCTTCGTCCAGAAGATAGCATTTTGGTACTTATTGACCACCAGCCTTATCAGTTTACCAACCTGAATAGCCATGAACCCACAATGATCATTAACAATGTTATTGGTCTTGCCAAATCGGCAAAAGTGTTCAACGTCCCCACAATCCTGACCACAGTCATTGAAGAGAGAGGGGGTTATATTATCAAGGGACTACAGGATGTTTTTCCCGATCAAAAACCGATCAACCGCACTTTTATCAATACTTGGGAAGATCCAAACGTTACAGATGTAGTGAAGAAAAGTGGCCGTAAACAACTTATTCTTGCGGCGCTTTGGACCGAGATCTGTCTGGCAATGCCAGCAATCCAGGCGCTGGGTGAAGGCTATGAAGTATTCATCGTTACCGACGCTTCGGGGGGTGTTACTGCGGAAGCTCATGATATGGCTGTTCGCCGAATGGTTCAGGCTGGTGCAGTTCCGATCAACTGGATGGCTGTACTTGCTGAATGGCAACGTGACTGGGCACGTACAAAAACATCTGCGGGTGTATCAGATGTTCTTCTTGAGCATGGCGGTGCTAGTGCGGTAGCCTTGGCCTGGGAACTTCAACTCCTTGCAACAACCCCTCCAGTGAGCGCAGGTGCACATTAA
- a CDS encoding RidA family protein — MSKPKFFVTPGYGEYMLNNLRYSQAVKIGDRVETSGQGGWDDNLQIPELLADEIAQAFRNIERTLATAGAGWEHVVHINSYHVGGLPPEVNEVMVRLYRHYMPDHAPIWTQIGVAALGLPTMRIEIRVTAIVP, encoded by the coding sequence ATGAGTAAACCCAAGTTTTTTGTCACTCCTGGCTATGGGGAATACATGCTGAATAACTTGCGTTACTCGCAAGCGGTAAAAATTGGCGATCGCGTGGAGACATCAGGTCAAGGTGGCTGGGATGACAATCTGCAAATTCCTGAATTGCTGGCGGACGAGATTGCTCAAGCGTTTCGGAATATCGAGCGAACCCTGGCAACTGCTGGGGCGGGTTGGGAGCATGTTGTTCACATCAATTCTTACCATGTTGGCGGGTTGCCCCCAGAAGTTAACGAGGTGATGGTCAGGCTATATCGCCATTACATGCCCGACCACGCGCCAATTTGGACACAGATAGGAGTCGCGGCGCTGGGACTGCCAACGATGCGGATTGAAATCCGCGTGACTGCAATTGTTCCGTGA
- a CDS encoding zinc-dependent alcohol dehydrogenase family protein — translation MSFAQAATGYCEVRELPQLSGTEIPSLFTLNQGELAQMESMKAAVLTAFGDAEKFEIQTVPIPTLKANQVLVRVCATSINPVDYQTRRGDYKELVRLPAIIGVDVSGVIEAVGEAVTDFKVGDNVYYSPQIFGEFGSYAQYHVADAAIVALKPANLSHIEAASFPLAGGTAWDCLVTRGNLQVGETVLIHAGAGGVGSIAIQLAKAIGAYVFTTCSSRNRDFVTALGADRVIDYKNENYVEVIRQETNGLGVDLVLDTIGGETIQRSLEIIRPFGRLTSIVDVAIPQSLLEAWGKNLSIHFVFSPQYRAKLEALTKLIERQQLRPVIDSVWSWDQVVLAHQHLEQGGTRGKVVLKFTEN, via the coding sequence GTGAGTTTTGCACAAGCGGCAACAGGCTATTGCGAAGTTAGGGAGTTACCTCAGCTGAGTGGTACCGAAATCCCGTCACTGTTTACTTTAAATCAAGGAGAGTTGGCGCAGATGGAATCTATGAAGGCAGCCGTATTAACTGCGTTTGGTGATGCTGAGAAGTTTGAGATTCAAACGGTTCCCATACCAACACTGAAGGCGAATCAGGTGTTAGTCAGAGTTTGTGCAACCTCGATTAACCCGGTCGATTACCAAACTCGTCGTGGTGATTACAAGGAACTGGTTCGATTACCCGCCATCATTGGAGTCGATGTTTCAGGGGTGATTGAGGCAGTTGGCGAAGCTGTGACTGATTTCAAGGTGGGAGACAACGTGTACTACTCGCCGCAAATTTTTGGAGAATTCGGTAGCTACGCCCAGTATCATGTGGCTGATGCAGCGATTGTTGCATTGAAGCCTGCAAATCTATCGCATATTGAAGCTGCTTCTTTTCCGCTTGCAGGTGGGACTGCTTGGGATTGTCTGGTGACTAGGGGCAATCTACAAGTTGGTGAAACAGTTCTTATCCATGCGGGTGCGGGTGGAGTGGGTTCGATCGCAATTCAACTCGCCAAAGCGATCGGGGCATACGTTTTTACGACGTGTAGTTCTAGAAACCGAGATTTCGTGACAGCACTGGGCGCAGATCGGGTGATTGATTACAAAAATGAAAATTATGTAGAAGTCATTCGTCAAGAAACCAATGGACTGGGTGTGGATTTAGTTCTAGATACGATCGGCGGAGAAACCATTCAGCGCAGTCTAGAAATCATTCGTCCCTTTGGTCGGCTGACAAGCATTGTAGACGTTGCCATACCGCAATCGCTGCTGGAAGCATGGGGTAAGAATCTGTCGATTCATTTTGTTTTTTCACCCCAGTACCGAGCAAAATTAGAGGCTTTGACAAAACTCATCGAGCGTCAACAGCTTCGCCCAGTGATTGATTCAGTATGGTCTTGGGATCAGGTTGTTCTGGCACATCAACATCTAGAGCAGGGAGGAACACGGGGCAAAGTTGTGCTGAAGTTTACAGAAAATTAG
- a CDS encoding alpha/beta fold hydrolase: MKLSPVLPVLMKQIKTFTRAIKGKEMKLRYGFRQVGDIEVFYREAGSSDAPVILLLHGFPTASHMFRDLIPLLADHFRLIAPDLPGFGQTKAPPRGTFDYTFDRLADVIEDFTEALSLDQYVLYIFDYGAPVGLRLAMRHPERVSAIVSQNGNAYLEGFSDEWGPWVAYWREPSAANREACRPSLAPDTIRNWQYGTGADPTLLSPDGYELDIAYMGRPDAEEIQLDLILDYRSNVVLYPAFQSYFREHRPPLLAVWGRHDPAFLPAGAAAYQRDLPDAKIHLLDAGHFALETHAEEVATLIRAFLDGTI; the protein is encoded by the coding sequence GTGAAGCTATCACCAGTACTGCCCGTACTGATGAAGCAGATCAAAACTTTTACACGTGCAATCAAAGGAAAAGAGATGAAATTACGCTACGGGTTTCGACAGGTCGGCGACATCGAAGTGTTCTACCGCGAGGCTGGGTCAAGCGATGCGCCAGTGATCCTGCTGTTGCATGGCTTTCCGACCGCTAGCCACATGTTCCGCGACCTGATCCCTCTGCTCGCCGATCACTTTCGGCTCATTGCGCCGGATCTGCCTGGTTTCGGACAGACTAAGGCACCGCCGCGCGGGACGTTCGATTATACGTTCGACCGCCTTGCCGATGTGATCGAGGACTTTACCGAGGCTTTGTCGCTCGATCAATACGTGCTTTACATCTTCGACTACGGTGCGCCGGTAGGGCTGCGTCTGGCGATGCGTCATCCTGAACGGGTATCTGCGATCGTCTCGCAAAACGGCAACGCCTACCTTGAGGGGTTCAGTGACGAATGGGGGCCATGGGTAGCCTATTGGCGTGAACCGAGCGCAGCGAACCGGGAAGCCTGCCGACCCTCCCTCGCGCCGGACACAATCCGGAACTGGCAGTATGGTACCGGAGCCGATCCAACCCTTCTATCGCCCGACGGCTACGAACTCGACATTGCCTACATGGGGCGGCCAGACGCGGAGGAGATCCAGCTCGATCTGATCCTCGACTACCGCAGTAACGTCGTGCTTTATCCAGCCTTCCAGTCCTACTTTCGCGAGCACCGTCCGCCGCTTCTCGCCGTCTGGGGTCGTCATGATCCGGCATTTCTGCCCGCTGGTGCTGCCGCCTATCAGCGAGATCTCCCAGATGCAAAGATTCACCTGCTCGACGCCGGACATTTCGCGCTGGAGACTCATGCAGAGGAGGTCGCAACGTTGATCCGCGCGTTCCTTGACGGTACGATCTGA
- a CDS encoding IS3 family transposase: MATAIKQSRSGYYAWCNRPLSPRGKENETLSQMIQQIQQESRQTYGSPRIQAALAAQGFPISRQRVIRLMANLGINAHLRRKFKGTTDSNHRLPIAENTLDRCFKTDASDQVWVADITYIWTAEGWVYLAVILDLFSRRVVGWSIAEHLRTELVLTALSAALGHRKPSSAGLLFHSDRGSQYASHDYQQALRQANIACSISRRGNCWDNAVAERFFGTIKTELIHPTVFPNRAIARTTIVEWIEVFYNRKRLHSTLGFLSPAQFEDQYYRSLISPISA; the protein is encoded by the coding sequence ATGGCGACTGCTATAAAGCAATCGAGGAGTGGCTATTATGCCTGGTGCAACCGACCATTATCACCCCGAGGTAAGGAGAATGAGACATTGAGCCAAATGATTCAACAGATTCAGCAAGAGAGCCGTCAAACCTATGGCTCACCGAGGATACAAGCAGCCTTAGCTGCTCAAGGCTTCCCGATCAGCCGTCAACGGGTGATCCGATTAATGGCAAACTTGGGGATCAATGCCCATCTGCGACGGAAATTTAAGGGAACAACGGATTCAAATCATCGGCTACCGATAGCAGAGAATACCTTAGATCGTTGCTTTAAGACAGATGCCTCAGACCAAGTGTGGGTGGCCGATATCACCTATATCTGGACAGCCGAAGGATGGGTCTATCTAGCGGTCATTCTCGACCTATTCTCTCGTAGGGTGGTGGGATGGTCTATTGCCGAGCATTTGCGCACCGAACTGGTTTTGACCGCGTTGTCTGCCGCCTTGGGACACCGGAAACCGTCAAGCGCTGGTTTATTATTTCACTCAGACCGGGGGTCACAATATGCCAGTCACGACTATCAACAGGCACTAAGGCAAGCTAATATAGCCTGTAGTATAAGCCGTCGGGGCAACTGCTGGGATAATGCGGTCGCTGAACGCTTTTTCGGCACGATAAAAACCGAGCTGATTCACCCCACGGTGTTTCCAAACCGGGCGATTGCCAGGACGACCATTGTTGAATGGATTGAAGTCTTCTACAACCGTAAACGCCTTCATTCCACTCTCGGTTTTCTATCCCCTGCTCAATTTGAGGATCAGTATTACCGCTCCCTAATTTCACCCATTTCCGCTTAA
- a CDS encoding transposase, with protein MKEKVQMSQKPRRTYTAEQKVEAVAIVKQSGKPISQVAQEMGLTESALRQWVKKQRLTKSVATKGHRLEHSKLNPSHDHK; from the coding sequence ATGAAGGAGAAAGTCCAAATGAGCCAAAAACCAAGACGAACATATACTGCCGAACAAAAAGTTGAAGCTGTGGCAATTGTGAAACAGTCAGGCAAGCCGATTAGCCAAGTCGCCCAGGAAATGGGATTGACAGAAAGTGCCCTACGCCAATGGGTGAAAAAGCAACGATTGACCAAATCAGTGGCAACCAAAGGGCATCGCTTGGAGCATTCTAAACTCAATCCTAGCCATGACCATAAATGA
- a CDS encoding HD domain-containing protein — translation MLSTRYLDALEYAATLHENQKRKGSGVPYISHLYAVSALVISFGGGEDAAISGLLHDGPEDQGGIDTLNAIRAKFGDGVATLVELCSDSLIDKRKGEVKEAWVPRKSRYINHVATSDASKRDYHLVTACDKLHNLLSIVRDYRAMGTAFWMTFKREKTLWYYREIIVAFDQAHLIPAVLLERLTTTYAELTELVRLTEGFVLPKDYVPSDPKTQ, via the coding sequence ATGCTCTCTACTCGGTATTTAGATGCGTTGGAATATGCGGCAACGCTCCATGAAAACCAGAAACGGAAAGGCTCTGGTGTTCCCTATATCTCGCACTTGTACGCAGTTTCAGCCCTGGTGATCTCGTTTGGGGGTGGGGAGGATGCGGCGATCTCTGGGCTGCTCCATGATGGCCCGGAAGATCAAGGTGGGATAGATACTCTCAATGCCATCCGAGCTAAGTTTGGGGATGGGGTGGCGACGTTGGTGGAGTTATGTTCTGATTCGTTGATTGATAAGCGCAAAGGTGAAGTCAAAGAGGCCTGGGTTCCCCGGAAAAGCCGCTATATCAACCATGTTGCCACCAGTGATGCCAGCAAACGGGATTACCATTTGGTGACTGCCTGCGATAAGCTCCACAATTTGCTCTCGATTGTGCGGGACTATCGGGCGATGGGGACGGCGTTCTGGATGACGTTTAAGCGGGAGAAAACTCTCTGGTATTACCGGGAAATCATTGTCGCTTTTGATCAGGCTCACCTTATTCCCGCAGTTCTATTGGAGCGGCTGACGACCACCTATGCTGAGCTTACGGAACTGGTGCGGCTGACGGAAGGATTTGTTTTGCCGAAGGATTATGTCCCCAGTGATCCTAAGACGCAGTAG